A single window of Chloracidobacterium thermophilum B DNA harbors:
- the purL gene encoding phosphoribosylformylglycinamidine synthase subunit PurL, producing the protein MASAPEATATLVVTPELLAVHRLTSEEYARLCQLLGRTPTLVELGIFSVMWSEHCSYKSSRTYLKTLPTTGPRVVQGPGENAGILDIGEGWCIAFKIESHNHPSFIEPFQGAATGVGGILRDVFTMGARPVALLNSLRFGPLDAPHHGPRNRALLDGVVRGIAHYGNAFGCPTIGGEVYFEDCYSLNPLVNAFALGLVRRDQIFLGKAAGIGNPVMYVGAKTGRDGIHGATMASAEFDDNALAKRPTVQVGDPFCEKLLLEACLEAMRAGCIVGIQDMGAAGLTSSSCEMGARAGTGIDLELSHVPQRETGMTPYEIMLSESQERMLLVADSGREREVQEIFTKWGLSAVVIGRVTDTQRLRVYHHGQIVADIPNRFLTDDAPRYERPAAPPAGWVADAADRRARQEKELAQVFPTTERHLSAAQIQADLRQLLSSPNIASRQWIYRQYDHMVRTNTIVLPGADAAVIRIKETRKAVAMTLDGNGRYVAIEPRQGAALAVAEACRNLVAVGAEPIGLTNCLNFASPERPEVMWQLREAIAGMGEAAEFFATPIVSGNVSLYNETEGRGVFPTPVIGAVGLIEDVRLVITPRTLDEGAAVYVLGATGEDLGGTEYLRRRFGVITGPLPVLNLDAERRLQHCVLEGVQQRLWAAAHDCSDGGLLVALAELCFSTHGKALSGMDLCLSAEAPGLSRAGLLFGETPGRMLIVVAPSRCAEAEALCQKHQVPCHSLGIVRGNRFTVTLDGELALDEPVAELEHLWRTALCL; encoded by the coding sequence ATGGCCTCTGCACCTGAAGCAACGGCGACGCTGGTCGTCACCCCTGAACTTCTTGCTGTTCACCGTTTGACATCCGAGGAGTATGCCCGGCTGTGCCAACTTTTGGGACGTACACCAACCCTGGTTGAACTGGGCATCTTCTCAGTCATGTGGTCTGAACACTGTTCGTACAAGTCTTCACGGACGTACCTGAAGACGCTCCCAACGACAGGGCCACGGGTGGTACAGGGGCCCGGTGAGAATGCCGGCATTCTTGATATTGGCGAAGGCTGGTGTATTGCCTTCAAGATTGAGTCACACAACCACCCTTCGTTCATCGAGCCTTTTCAGGGAGCTGCTACAGGAGTTGGTGGCATTTTGCGAGATGTGTTCACCATGGGAGCGCGTCCGGTTGCCCTGCTCAACTCCCTGCGCTTCGGTCCACTTGATGCCCCCCACCACGGCCCTCGCAACCGGGCGCTTCTGGATGGTGTCGTACGTGGGATTGCCCACTACGGCAATGCCTTTGGCTGCCCAACCATCGGCGGCGAGGTCTATTTCGAGGATTGTTACAGCCTGAACCCGCTCGTCAATGCCTTTGCCTTGGGGCTTGTCCGTCGTGATCAGATTTTTTTGGGAAAGGCGGCCGGCATTGGCAACCCTGTCATGTATGTCGGCGCGAAGACCGGACGCGATGGCATCCACGGTGCCACCATGGCCTCGGCTGAGTTTGACGACAACGCCCTTGCCAAACGCCCGACTGTCCAGGTTGGCGACCCGTTCTGCGAAAAACTGTTGCTCGAAGCCTGCCTTGAAGCCATGCGCGCCGGTTGCATTGTCGGCATTCAGGATATGGGCGCCGCCGGGCTGACCTCTTCGAGTTGCGAAATGGGCGCCCGTGCCGGAACCGGCATTGACCTTGAGTTGTCCCATGTCCCGCAGCGCGAAACCGGCATGACACCTTATGAAATCATGCTCTCGGAGTCGCAGGAACGCATGCTGCTGGTGGCCGACAGCGGACGGGAACGGGAAGTACAGGAGATATTTACCAAGTGGGGGCTTTCAGCCGTCGTCATCGGGCGCGTCACCGACACCCAACGGCTGCGGGTCTATCACCACGGCCAAATCGTCGCTGACATTCCGAACCGCTTTCTCACTGATGACGCACCACGCTATGAGCGACCGGCTGCCCCCCCGGCCGGATGGGTTGCAGATGCGGCTGACCGCCGGGCCAGGCAGGAGAAAGAACTGGCCCAGGTATTTCCCACTACAGAACGGCATCTCTCTGCCGCACAAATCCAGGCTGACCTGAGACAGTTGCTCAGCTCGCCCAACATCGCTTCACGACAGTGGATTTACCGGCAGTACGATCACATGGTGCGCACAAACACCATCGTTCTGCCCGGAGCCGATGCCGCGGTTATCCGCATCAAGGAAACCCGCAAGGCTGTAGCTATGACGCTCGACGGCAACGGACGCTACGTAGCTATTGAACCCCGCCAGGGAGCAGCCCTGGCGGTCGCTGAAGCGTGCCGCAACCTCGTTGCCGTTGGTGCTGAACCCATCGGATTGACCAACTGCCTCAATTTTGCCTCTCCAGAACGACCGGAAGTGATGTGGCAACTTCGGGAGGCCATTGCTGGTATGGGAGAGGCGGCAGAGTTCTTCGCCACTCCCATCGTCAGCGGCAACGTCAGCCTCTACAACGAAACAGAAGGGCGCGGCGTCTTCCCGACCCCGGTCATTGGTGCAGTTGGTCTCATCGAGGATGTGCGGCTGGTCATCACCCCCCGCACGCTGGACGAAGGAGCCGCCGTGTACGTGTTGGGCGCAACCGGCGAAGACTTGGGCGGCACAGAATACCTCCGCCGACGCTTCGGTGTGATAACCGGTCCATTGCCAGTGCTGAATCTGGATGCGGAACGCCGACTTCAGCACTGCGTTCTGGAAGGCGTGCAGCAACGCCTGTGGGCAGCCGCGCACGACTGTTCAGACGGCGGGCTGCTGGTGGCGCTTGCTGAACTGTGTTTTTCTACCCACGGTAAAGCCCTGTCTGGTATGGATTTATGTCTTTCAGCCGAAGCTCCTGGCCTTTCCCGGGCCGGACTTCTGTTCGGCGAAACACCCGGACGGATGCTGATCGTGGTTGCACCATCCCGCTGCGCGGAAGCGGAAGCGCTCTGTCAGAAGCATCAGGTTCCGTGCCATTCGCTGGGCATTGTTCGCGGCAACCGGTTTACGGTTACGCTGGATGGTGAACTGGCGCTCGATGAACCCGTCGCAGAACTGGAGCACCTCTGGCGGACGGCACTGTGCCTGTAG